A genomic segment from Aegilops tauschii subsp. strangulata cultivar AL8/78 chromosome 1, Aet v6.0, whole genome shotgun sequence encodes:
- the LOC109735030 gene encoding proline-rich receptor-like protein kinase PERK15: protein MSSPTAAPAPTTPPAPPANATAPPPATPSAPPPAIPSPSPPAPANPPPASVPPPAAPAASPPAPSSTPATPSAPSPSPPATPSPPSDTPSPPSPEGRAPPSPGGGGRSPFTPGHNNPSPKSPPHSSGGGGSGVSTSVVVGVAVGGFVLLLLATFVCLCCLRKKRRRQPPPPHYGYPPPPPPQYKEDHYGATYQNWQNNAPPPPPDHVVKMHPSPPPAYANRPPQAPPPPPPPMINSSGGSGSNYSGGEILPPPSPGTALGFTNSKSTFTYDELVRATDGFSDANLLGQGGFGYVHKGVLPNGKEIAVKQLKLGSGQGEREFQAEVEIISRVHHKHLVSLVGYCISGGKRLLVYEFVTNNTLEFHLHGKGRPTLEWPIRLRIALGAAKGLAYIHEDCHPKIIHRDIKSSNILLDFKFEAKVADFGLAKFTSDNNTHVSTRVMGTFGYLAPEYASSGKLTEKSDVFSFGVMLLELITGRRPVDSTQTYMDDSLVDWARPLLMRALEDGNYDELVDARLGKDFNPNEIARMIACAAACVRHSARRRPRMSQVVRALEGDVSLEDLNEGVRPGHSRFFGSYSSSDYDSGQYNEDMKKFKKMAFTTNDYTSSQYSAPTSEYGQIPSASSSEGQQTQEIETGTMKKGGHSGYSSGYSGPS from the exons ATGTCGTCGCCGACCGCCGCGCCGGCGCCGACTACGCCCCCGGCGCCTCCGGCTAATGCCACCGCGCCTCCCCCGGCCACCCCGTCGGCGCCTCCCCCAGCGATCCCatccccctcgccgccggccCCCGCCAACCCGCCCCCGGCCTCCGTCCCGCCGCCGGCAGCGCCCGCGGCCTCCCCTCCCGCGCCGTCCTCCACACCGGCCACCCCATCGGCACCATCTCCGTCACCCCCTGCCACCCCTTCCCCGCCCTCGGACACGCCCTCTCCGCCCTCGCCAGAAGGGAGGGCCCCGCCCTCGCCCGGTGGCGGGGGAAGATCGCCGTTCACGCCAGGCCACAACAACCCGTCGCCCAAATCGCCGCCTCATTCCTCCGGTGGCGGTGGCTCCGGGGTGTCCACGTCGGTGGTCGTCGGCGTAGCCGTGGGTGGCTTCGTGCTGCTGCTGCTCGCTACCTTCGTGTGCCTCTGCTGCCTCCGGAAGAAGCGCCGCCGCCAGCCTCCACCCCCGCACTATGGTtacccgccgcctcctcctccgcagTACAAAG AGGATCATTATGGAGCAACATACCAGAATTGGCAGAATaatgctcctcctcctccacctgaTCATGTGGTTAAGATGCACCCATCACCTCCTCCGGCATATGCCAATCGTCCTCCACAGGCACCACCGCCGCCTCCACCACCTATGATAAACAGCAGCGGTGGGTCAGGTTCTAATTACTCAGGTGGTGAGATCCTGcctccaccatcccctggcaccgCCCTTGGCTTCACGAACTCTAAGAGCACATTCACTTATGATGAGCTGGTGAGGGCAACCGATGGGTTCTCTGATGCTAATCTCCTCGGACAAGGTGGTTTTGGATATGTTCACAAAGGAGTGCTGCCTAATGGCAAAGAGATTGCTGTGAAGCAATTGAAACTTGGGAGTGGCCAGGGAGAGCGTGAGTTCCAGGCGGAGGTTGAGATTATCAGCCGTGTTCATCACAAGCATCTTGTGTCTCTGGTTGGTTACTGCATCTCTGGGGGGAAGAGGTTGCTTGTATATGAGTTTGTCACCAATAACACATTGGAATTCCACTTACATG GAAAAGGCCGTCCAACGTTGGAGTGGCCCATAAGACTAAGGATTGCCCTTGGTGCTGCTAAGGGTTTGGCATACATTCACGAAGATT GCCACCCGAAGATCATACATCGTGATATAAAGTCATCAAACATTCTTCTTGATTTTAAATTCGAAGCTAAG GTTGCGGATTTTGGTCTGGCAAAGTTCACCTCTGATAACAACACACATGTGTCAACAAGAGTAATGGGCACTTTCGG GTATCTAGCACCAGAATATGCGTCTTCTGGAAAGCTAACTGAGAAATCAGATGTCTTTTCCTTTGGAGTGATGCTTCTTGAGCTGATAACTGGGCGCCGGCCTGTTGATTCAACCCAAACATATATGGATGACAGCTTGGTTGATTGG GCAAGACCTTTACTGATGCGAGCACTTGAGGATGGTAACTATGATGAGTTAGTGGATGCTCGTCTGGGAAAGGATTTCAATCCTAATGAGATTGCCAGAATGATAGCATGTGCTGCTGCATGTGTACGCCATTCAGCACGTCGTCGCCCTCGAATGAGTCAG GTTGTTCGGGCCTTAGAAGGTGACGTCTCTTTGGAGGATCTTAACGAAGGTGTTCGGCCTGGTCATAGCCGCTTTTTCGGATCATACAGCAGCTCTGACTATGATTCTGGGCAGTACAACGAGGACATGAAGAAGTTCAAGAAGATGGCCTTTACGACGAATGACTACACGAGCAGCCAATACAGTGCGCCGACGAGCGAGTATGGTCAGATACCATCTGCATCAAGCAGTGAGGGCCAACAAACTCAAGAAATCGAGACAGGGACAATGAAGAAAGGTGGCCACAGTGGCTACAGTTCAGGATACAGCGGGCCGTCGTGA
- the LOC109735029 gene encoding putative F-box/LRR-repeat protein 22 encodes MSSFPSRRRRRPRRCGEVRPSADWADLPIDALLSVLQYLETIELMVGGAGRVCRSWRRAIRNEPELWRRIDMRIHKYHNYRIDEGMAKEAVRRGSGRCESFWGEDATDHFLLFLTEQAPSLKSLRLISSKHITNEGLLAALNKFPVLEELELSLCKHVFGKVYEGIGIACPRLKCLKVSYPCFYSIEDIEYNKDEEALGIATMFVLRSLQLFGSELTNAGLATILDNCPHLVYLDVRHCFNIHMDITLRAKCAGIKTMKLPHGSTDDYEFQIENPVRTRARKPRRDYKPYV; translated from the exons ATGTCCTCCTTCCcctcccgccgtcgccgccggccccgccgctgCGGCGAGGTGCGGCCGTCCGCGGATTGGGCGGATCTGCCTATAGACGCGCTACTGTCGGTGCTCCAATACCTGGAAACCATCGAGCTCATGGTGGGCGGAGCGGGGCGAGTATGCCGCTCCTGGCGCCGGGCCATACGCAATGAACCCGAGCTCTGGCGCCGCATCGACATGCGCATCCACAAATATCACAACTACCGGATTGACGAAGGCATGGCGAAGGAAGCCGTCCGGCGGGGGTCGGGCCGGTGTGAGTCCTTCTGGGGCGAAGACGCCACCGACCACTTCCTCCTATTCCTCACCGAGCA GGCACCATCTCTAAAGAGCCTTCGCCTCATATCTTCTAAGCACATCACTAACGAAGGGTTGTTGGCGGCACTTAATAAGTTTCCTGTGCTTGAGGAGCTTGAGCTTTCACTTTGCAAACATGTTTTCGGAAAGGTATACGAGGGTATTGGCATAGCCTGTCCACGCCTCAAATGTTTAAAGGTCAGCTATCCTTGCTTCTATAGCATCGAAGATATCGAGTATAACAAGGATGAGGAAGCTCTGGGGATTGCAACAATGTTTGTGCTACGCTCCCTTCAACTGTTTGGCAGCGAACTCACCAACGCAGGATTGGCAACAATCCTTGATAACTGCCCTCACCTTGTGTATTTGGACGTTCGCCATTGTTTCAATATCCACATGGACATCACCCTGCGTGCAAAGTGTGCTGGAATAAAGACGATGAAGCTTCCTCATGGCTCAACTGATGACTATGAGTTCCAGATTGAAAACCCAGTTCGAACACGTGCAAGGAAACCTAGGCGAGATTACAAACCCTACGTCTGA